A single window of [Clostridium] hylemonae DSM 15053 DNA harbors:
- a CDS encoding LysM peptidoglycan-binding domain-containing protein, translating into MSIHGIDVSQFQGNINWTNVKSTGTQFVMIRAGYGQGNIDPEFTRNAQECSRRGIPFGVYWFSYAYTEEMAKREAEYCIQAVENYEVQYPVCFDFEYASVNYAAGEGVTVTRQLASSLVNAFCSRVEELGYFAMYYSNLDFLNRMFDASLRKKYALWYAQYANEPSASGMAMWQYSDSGSISGISGNVDQNIAYYDLASVISKAGLNKIKGEVTTPAPSPSSPADVIIYTVKPGDNLSSIAARYGTTYQTLASYNNIENPNLIYAGQKIRIPVGHYETSARYYTIKSGDTLSGIALRFGTTVAELQRLNGIQNPNLIYAGTTIRV; encoded by the coding sequence ATGAGTATTCATGGAATCGATGTAAGTCAGTTTCAGGGTAATATAAATTGGACAAATGTAAAAAGTACAGGCACCCAGTTTGTAATGATACGCGCCGGATACGGACAGGGCAATATAGATCCTGAGTTTACAAGAAATGCGCAGGAATGCAGCAGACGTGGCATTCCTTTTGGCGTATACTGGTTTTCTTACGCATATACGGAAGAGATGGCAAAGAGAGAAGCAGAGTATTGTATACAGGCAGTTGAAAATTATGAAGTTCAGTATCCGGTATGCTTTGATTTTGAATATGCATCTGTCAATTATGCGGCGGGCGAGGGCGTAACGGTCACCCGGCAGCTGGCTTCAAGTCTGGTGAACGCATTTTGCAGCAGGGTCGAAGAGCTCGGCTATTTTGCGATGTACTACAGTAATCTGGACTTTTTAAACCGTATGTTTGACGCGTCATTGAGAAAAAAATATGCATTGTGGTATGCGCAGTACGCGAATGAGCCGTCCGCCAGCGGTATGGCGATGTGGCAGTACAGCGACAGCGGGAGTATAAGCGGTATCTCGGGAAATGTAGACCAAAATATTGCGTATTATGATCTGGCAAGTGTGATCTCCAAAGCAGGGTTAAACAAAATAAAAGGAGAAGTCACGACGCCTGCGCCGTCGCCGTCTTCTCCGGCAGATGTCATTATATATACAGTGAAGCCGGGGGATAATCTGAGCAGTATAGCAGCCAGGTACGGTACGACATATCAGACACTGGCTTCTTATAATAATATTGAAAACCCAAATCTGATCTATGCAGGCCAGAAGATACGGATCCCGGTCGGACATTATGAAACTTCCGCGCGGTATTATACGATCAAATCAGGGGATACGCTGAGCGGGATCGCGCTGCGCTTTGGCACTACAGTGGCGGAACTTCAGCGGCTGAACGGGATCCAGAACCCGAACCTGATATACGCAGGAACGACTATAAGGGTATAA
- a CDS encoding sensor histidine kinase, whose product MNQWYKTNLTKGILIVAEHVLAVVAAASLVWVLTYPALMGDLFSGHAAKKFEDSTAFSGQLQTATTGILEGVNTRGLFETEGRYDPERIVDIKEFYDNDNINNKNSSGLAYRLGDLRKWAESSPYSDGNIIDDSKEPIIVCKRSDGTFRYYYFAELEQLVNDGELSFVIANNSSGEEVSSDQILYELRNGGRSDVMYSTETEAEFKGLQNREGKIEFIDCWNYDGYQIEEKYAPLGAANLLEIANENPAWNGKLNDVFQMLEGSLYNIYNRTETYESWENSWKEGDTNLVYLYADTVNKKIYTNKEEYKDFSRLDESLKAMAKNGKYLIVKPKLSDFSSNIENEDAATWKDLVRFSGPAKENFVYAVGVDTSYPIQDSFYSQNKIYEKYGSRIQGIAILGLTSAILFMVGIVWLTIIAGRNNRDEELHLNWFDRWKTELAAALVIMLWIGPVLFVGSGISQYFAGQVPDYSDTYAMAVYSYNAIPGVVRSGIVAAYTCGLFLIGYMSLVRRIKTRTVWSNSIIKSLCSFIKQLFVNMHFVWKTVILFCLFGFVHWLAVLSGAIVNWFWFLVMLIVEALAFIYLVRMSIARQKIRSGIEHISSGEVNYKIPLDGLKGEQLMLAERVNSIGEGLDAALEESMKSERLKTDLITNVSHDIKTPLTSIINYIDLLKLEHLEDPKIQRYLEVLEAKAQRLKTLTEDVVEASKVSSGNITLDFMNINLVEMIQQTSGEFEEKFTQRNLNEVLNLPEEEAVIRADGRRMWRVLENIYNNAAKYAMEGTRVYADLRITDSTITFSLKNVSDQPLNFTADELTERFLRGDVSRSTEGSGLGLSIAKSLTSMQGGSFDLYLDGDLFKVTITFPRVAKAVENVENE is encoded by the coding sequence ATGAATCAATGGTATAAGACCAATCTGACAAAAGGGATCTTGATCGTGGCGGAACATGTCCTTGCAGTTGTAGCTGCAGCCAGTCTGGTCTGGGTTCTGACATATCCCGCTTTGATGGGGGATCTGTTTTCAGGGCATGCGGCCAAAAAGTTTGAGGATTCTACTGCGTTCAGCGGCCAGCTTCAGACGGCCACGACCGGAATACTGGAAGGCGTTAACACGCGGGGACTATTTGAGACAGAGGGCAGATACGATCCGGAACGTATTGTAGATATAAAAGAATTTTATGATAATGATAATATCAATAATAAAAACAGCAGCGGTCTGGCTTACAGACTGGGGGATCTGAGAAAATGGGCGGAAAGCTCTCCTTATTCGGACGGCAATATCATAGATGACAGTAAAGAACCGATTATTGTATGTAAGCGGTCGGACGGAACATTCCGGTATTATTATTTTGCAGAGCTGGAACAACTTGTCAATGACGGGGAACTGAGTTTTGTGATCGCAAATAACTCCAGCGGTGAGGAGGTGTCTTCAGACCAGATCCTATACGAGCTTCGCAACGGCGGAAGAAGCGACGTAATGTACAGCACAGAAACAGAAGCTGAATTCAAGGGCCTGCAGAACCGGGAAGGCAAAATTGAATTTATAGACTGTTGGAATTATGACGGATATCAGATCGAAGAAAAATATGCGCCCCTCGGTGCGGCAAACCTGCTTGAGATAGCAAATGAGAACCCGGCATGGAACGGGAAGCTCAACGATGTATTCCAGATGCTGGAGGGCAGCTTATACAACATATATAACCGGACGGAAACATATGAGTCGTGGGAGAACAGCTGGAAAGAGGGGGACACGAATCTAGTCTATCTGTATGCAGATACGGTAAATAAAAAGATATATACAAACAAAGAAGAATACAAGGACTTCAGCAGGCTGGATGAAAGTCTCAAGGCGATGGCAAAGAACGGGAAATATCTGATCGTAAAGCCGAAGCTGTCTGACTTTTCATCAAATATTGAGAACGAAGACGCAGCTACATGGAAAGACCTTGTAAGGTTCAGCGGGCCGGCAAAAGAGAATTTTGTATATGCGGTAGGTGTGGATACGTCCTATCCGATCCAGGACAGTTTTTATTCTCAAAATAAAATATATGAGAAATATGGTTCCCGGATCCAGGGCATAGCGATCCTTGGCCTTACATCAGCGATCCTGTTTATGGTGGGGATCGTCTGGCTGACGATTATAGCTGGCAGAAATAACAGAGACGAAGAACTGCACCTCAACTGGTTTGACCGGTGGAAGACAGAGCTTGCCGCCGCATTAGTGATAATGCTGTGGATCGGGCCGGTGCTGTTTGTGGGAAGCGGCATTTCTCAATATTTTGCGGGTCAGGTTCCGGATTACAGTGATACTTATGCCATGGCCGTATACAGCTATAATGCAATTCCAGGCGTGGTGCGAAGCGGTATCGTAGCCGCATACACATGCGGGCTGTTCCTGATAGGGTATATGAGTCTTGTGCGCAGGATAAAGACGAGAACCGTGTGGAGCAACAGTATAATAAAAAGTCTGTGCAGCTTTATAAAGCAGCTGTTTGTCAATATGCATTTCGTATGGAAGACGGTGATACTGTTCTGCCTGTTCGGGTTCGTACATTGGCTGGCAGTGCTCAGCGGCGCTATTGTCAACTGGTTCTGGTTTTTGGTCATGCTGATCGTGGAGGCGCTGGCGTTCATTTACCTTGTACGCATGTCCATTGCCCGGCAGAAGATCCGGTCGGGTATTGAGCATATCTCATCCGGAGAAGTCAATTACAAGATACCGCTCGACGGTCTGAAAGGCGAGCAGCTGATGCTGGCAGAGAGGGTGAATTCCATCGGGGAAGGCCTTGACGCGGCGCTGGAAGAAAGCATGAAGAGTGAACGGCTGAAGACAGATCTCATAACAAATGTGTCCCACGATATAAAGACACCGCTCACTTCGATCATCAATTATATAGATCTGCTCAAGCTGGAACACCTGGAGGATCCGAAGATACAGAGATACCTGGAAGTTCTGGAGGCCAAGGCACAGCGGCTGAAAACGCTGACCGAAGATGTTGTCGAGGCGTCCAAGGTAAGCTCCGGGAATATAACACTGGACTTTATGAATATAAATCTGGTCGAGATGATACAGCAGACGAGCGGCGAATTTGAAGAGAAGTTTACGCAGAGAAATCTGAATGAGGTGCTGAACCTGCCGGAAGAAGAGGCGGTCATACGTGCCGACGGAAGACGCATGTGGCGCGTGCTGGAAAATATATACAACAATGCCGCCAAATACGCGATGGAAGGAACCCGGGTGTACGCTGATCTGAGGATCACGGATTCGACAATAACCTTCAGTCTGAAAAACGTATCAGACCAGCCGCTTAATTTTACAGCCGACGAACTGACGGAGAGATTTCTGCGGGGGGATGTGTCCAGAAGCACGGAAGGCAGCGGTCTCGGATTATCCATAGCCAAGAGCCTGACATCCATGCAGGGCGGATCGTTTGACTTGTATCTGGACGGCGACCTGTTCAAAGTGACGATAACATTTCCGCGTGTGGCAAAAGCTGTGGAAAATGTGGAAAACGAATGA
- a CDS encoding DUF1538 domain-containing protein, which produces MRIHQTKLLEKLQESLGAVLPIIGIVLFLCFTIAPIPTSILMAFIIGAVLLIVGMMFFTLGAEMAMTPMGERIGTRMTRTKNIAVIVLLCFVLGVIITVSEPDLQVLAEQVPSVPNYTLIVAVAAGVGIFLVAAVLRMLFGIPLSYMLIALYPAVFILAYFVPEDFLAVAFDSGGVTTGPMTVPFIMALGIGFSAVRSDKHAENDSFGLVALCSVGPILAVLVLGMIYKPTGNSYTQTVIPDAENSVEMWRLFSSGLLHYMKEMLVSLLPVVLFFVFFQVISLHLKKKTLVKISIGIVFTYIGLFLFLTGVNIGFMPAGNYLGQIIAGLHYRWIIIPIGMVIGYFIVKAEPAVYVLTEQVEELTSGAISGRAMGYSLSIGVAVSLGLAMVRVLTGISILWFLIPGYTAAVLLSFFVPKIFTAIAFDSGGVASGPMTATFLLPFAVGACEAAGGNIVTDAFGVVAMVAMTPLITIQILGFIYQLQEKRSAEQGASEETVPVLPLEAFDDNDIIEL; this is translated from the coding sequence TTGAGAATACACCAAACGAAATTATTAGAAAAATTACAAGAGTCATTAGGAGCTGTCTTACCGATTATTGGAATCGTTCTCTTTCTGTGCTTTACGATCGCGCCGATTCCGACCAGCATCCTGATGGCTTTTATTATTGGCGCCGTGCTTCTCATAGTGGGTATGATGTTTTTTACCCTCGGGGCAGAAATGGCGATGACGCCCATGGGAGAGCGTATTGGCACGAGGATGACGCGGACGAAGAACATCGCCGTTATCGTCCTGCTCTGCTTTGTCCTTGGCGTTATCATCACGGTATCCGAACCGGATCTGCAGGTGCTGGCGGAGCAGGTGCCGTCTGTTCCAAACTATACACTTATCGTGGCAGTGGCAGCAGGCGTCGGAATTTTTCTCGTGGCGGCAGTGCTTAGGATGTTGTTTGGAATTCCGCTGTCTTATATGCTTATCGCCTTGTATCCGGCGGTATTTATACTGGCATATTTTGTGCCGGAAGATTTTCTGGCCGTTGCATTTGACTCAGGCGGAGTAACGACCGGACCGATGACAGTTCCGTTTATCATGGCGCTCGGTATTGGTTTTTCGGCGGTGCGAAGTGATAAGCACGCGGAGAATGACAGCTTTGGCCTTGTCGCGCTCTGTTCGGTCGGACCGATCCTGGCGGTTCTCGTTCTCGGGATGATATATAAGCCGACGGGGAATTCCTATACGCAGACTGTCATACCGGATGCTGAGAATTCGGTTGAGATGTGGCGCCTGTTTTCATCGGGGCTTCTTCATTATATGAAAGAAATGCTGGTCTCCCTGCTTCCTGTCGTACTGTTTTTTGTATTCTTTCAGGTCATTTCCCTTCATCTTAAGAAGAAAACGCTGGTGAAGATATCGATAGGAATTGTATTTACATATATCGGACTGTTCTTATTCCTCACAGGGGTTAACATAGGATTTATGCCGGCGGGCAATTACCTCGGCCAGATCATAGCGGGGCTTCATTACCGCTGGATCATCATTCCCATTGGCATGGTGATCGGTTATTTTATCGTAAAAGCGGAGCCGGCGGTCTATGTCCTGACGGAACAGGTGGAAGAACTGACATCGGGGGCCATATCAGGCAGAGCCATGGGGTACAGCCTTTCCATAGGCGTTGCGGTATCGCTGGGACTTGCCATGGTCCGGGTGCTGACGGGCATATCCATCCTCTGGTTTCTGATCCCCGGATATACAGCGGCGGTCTTACTGTCATTTTTTGTGCCAAAGATTTTTACCGCGATCGCGTTCGACTCGGGCGGGGTTGCGTCCGGGCCGATGACCGCCACATTTCTGCTTCCCTTTGCGGTGGGGGCGTGTGAGGCGGCGGGAGGAAATATCGTCACAGATGCGTTTGGCGTCGTTGCCATGGTCGCCATGACCCCGCTGATCACGATCCAGATACTGGGCTTCATCTATCAATTACAGGAGAAGAGATCCGCAGAACAGGGCGCTTCAGAGGAAACGGTGCCGGTGCTGCCTTTGGAAGCCTTTGACGACAACGATATTATTGAACTGTAG
- a CDS encoding class I SAM-dependent methyltransferase, whose protein sequence is MEEIIKLLNENLNDTFLNAVLSNPRKADGPSKIKVRPVLIKDERMIQLEVFKGNQAFHRNAAMEEAGFIIAEQMENMKQMQLETSEALYTVLISKKGKVTVRRKSRKKEAGPADISHNRKKQYILKEGVAVPFLKDLGVMTEDGKVVNARFDKFRQINRFLEFIEDILPQLDKGKEVSILDFGCGKSYLTFAMYYYLHELKGYDVRIIGLDLKSDVIRRCNELSEKYGYSKLHFLEGDIADYTGADKVDMVVTLHACDTATDYALAKAVGWDAKVILSVPCCQHELNSQIKNDVLGPVMKYGLLKERFAALVTDGLRAEYLVSRGYDAQILEFIDMEHTPKNILIRAVKTGRKGENQDTINICEEFLHVSPALGRLLDEKGEL, encoded by the coding sequence ATGGAAGAGATAATAAAATTATTAAACGAAAATTTAAACGATACTTTTTTAAACGCGGTTTTGAGTAATCCGAGGAAGGCGGACGGGCCGTCCAAGATAAAGGTGCGCCCTGTTCTCATTAAGGATGAACGGATGATCCAGCTGGAGGTATTCAAGGGCAATCAGGCATTTCACCGGAATGCGGCGATGGAGGAAGCCGGCTTTATAATAGCGGAACAGATGGAGAATATGAAGCAGATGCAGCTGGAGACTTCGGAGGCGCTTTATACGGTACTTATAAGCAAGAAGGGCAAGGTCACGGTCAGGAGAAAAAGCCGGAAAAAGGAAGCCGGTCCGGCGGATATAAGCCATAACAGGAAGAAACAGTATATACTTAAAGAAGGTGTCGCTGTTCCGTTTCTCAAAGATCTGGGGGTCATGACAGAGGACGGTAAGGTCGTGAATGCCAGATTCGACAAATTTCGGCAGATCAACCGTTTTCTGGAGTTTATTGAAGATATTCTGCCTCAGCTTGACAAGGGGAAAGAGGTTTCCATCCTTGACTTTGGATGTGGGAAGTCTTACCTTACATTTGCGATGTATTATTATCTGCATGAGCTGAAAGGGTATGATGTAAGAATAATCGGACTGGATTTAAAGAGCGACGTGATCCGCCGATGCAATGAGCTGAGTGAAAAGTACGGATACAGCAAGCTTCATTTTTTAGAAGGAGATATAGCCGACTATACAGGGGCGGATAAGGTGGATATGGTCGTTACGCTTCACGCGTGCGACACAGCGACCGACTATGCGCTGGCAAAGGCAGTCGGCTGGGATGCGAAGGTCATCCTGTCTGTGCCGTGCTGCCAGCATGAACTGAACAGCCAGATAAAAAATGATGTGCTCGGCCCGGTTATGAAGTACGGGCTTTTAAAAGAGCGTTTTGCGGCTTTGGTCACCGACGGACTGCGCGCGGAATATCTTGTGAGCAGGGGGTATGACGCCCAGATACTGGAATTTATCGATATGGAGCACACGCCGAAAAATATTTTGATTCGTGCGGTGAAGACGGGAAGAAAAGGGGAAAATCAGGATACAATAAATATATGTGAAGAATTTCTTCATGTATCACCAGCCTTGGGCAGGTTGTTAGATGAAAAAGGGGAACTGTAA
- a CDS encoding sporulation initiation factor Spo0A C-terminal domain-containing protein, with translation MREREIQRLVRTLGIGATYRGYRYLNFGIKLCMQDENYLLSVSKLLYPQIAKKYQATSSSVERDIRTVINVCWERGNRQLLEDISLRPLNTRPTSSVFLDILVHYLRQDCLDKL, from the coding sequence ATGAGAGAACGAGAAATCCAACGATTGGTCCGCACACTGGGTATAGGTGCAACTTACCGGGGATACCGGTATCTTAATTTCGGGATCAAGCTATGTATGCAGGACGAAAATTATCTTCTGTCCGTAAGCAAACTGCTTTATCCGCAGATAGCAAAAAAATACCAGGCTACAAGCAGCAGTGTTGAACGGGATATCCGTACGGTCATCAATGTATGCTGGGAAAGAGGCAACCGGCAGCTGCTCGAGGACATTTCTCTGCGCCCGCTGAATACCAGACCGACTTCCAGCGTATTTCTGGATATACTGGTCCATTATCTGAGACAGGACTGTCTGGATAAGCTATAA
- a CDS encoding ComEC/Rec2 family competence protein, whose product MGTYKRGKRVKNLRNSVILLCLALLLSGCQLKEHVQEYVQEQDGGAADSGEDAQDVSGEMRVTFLDVGQGDCTIVQASGHNMVIDAGNNGQGGKVVSYLEELGIEKLDYFILTHPDADHIGGADDVMENVEVKQIIMPDVSNDTKTYADVEHDIVTMDIPVIDPEVGAAYKLGDASFEILCPSEIKDNDLNVSSAGIKLTHGKKSFVMCADAEAPSEKAMTETFGSGLECDVLKCGHHGSATATSEEFLENTDPVWAVISCGENNRYGHPHAEVISRLEDADVQIYRTDKLGTITAVSDGENISWKSER is encoded by the coding sequence ATGGGTACATATAAAAGGGGTAAAAGAGTAAAGAATTTGAGGAACAGTGTGATCCTCCTCTGTCTGGCGCTGCTGCTGTCAGGATGCCAGTTAAAGGAGCATGTGCAGGAATATGTGCAGGAACAAGACGGGGGCGCTGCTGATTCCGGGGAGGATGCGCAGGATGTATCAGGTGAGATGCGGGTCACATTTCTGGATGTGGGACAGGGAGACTGTACGATCGTTCAGGCGTCCGGCCACAATATGGTGATCGACGCGGGCAATAACGGACAAGGCGGTAAGGTAGTCTCTTATCTGGAAGAACTGGGGATTGAAAAGCTGGACTATTTTATTTTGACACATCCTGACGCGGACCATATCGGCGGAGCGGACGACGTAATGGAAAATGTCGAGGTGAAACAGATCATCATGCCGGATGTATCAAATGATACAAAGACATATGCGGACGTAGAGCACGATATCGTTACCATGGATATTCCGGTCATAGACCCGGAAGTAGGGGCGGCTTATAAGCTTGGCGATGCGTCTTTTGAAATACTGTGCCCGAGTGAGATAAAGGACAATGATCTGAATGTGTCTTCCGCAGGCATTAAACTGACACACGGGAAAAAATCATTTGTAATGTGCGCAGATGCAGAAGCGCCTTCCGAGAAGGCTATGACAGAGACCTTCGGCAGCGGCCTGGAGTGTGATGTACTTAAATGCGGACACCATGGAAGCGCCACGGCCACCTCGGAAGAATTTCTGGAAAATACAGACCCTGTGTGGGCGGTCATAAGCTGCGGGGAGAATAACCGGTACGGGCATCCCCATGCGGAAGTGATAAGCAGGCTTGAGGACGCGGATGTACAGATATACAGGACAGATAAGCTTGGAACGATCACCGCGGTAAGCGACGGAGAGAATATCAGCTGGAAAAGTGAAAGATAA
- a CDS encoding response regulator transcription factor gives MSKILVCDDDREIVEAIDIYLTQEGYEVLKAYDGEEALKVLQSEKVDLLIIDVMMPRLDGIRATLKIREQNNMPIIILSAKSEDADKILGLNVGADDYVTKPFNPLELVARVKSQLRRYTQLGSTVSGDSQAVYEVGGLSINDDLKEVTVDGELVKLTPIEYNILLLLVKNQGKVFSIDQIYENIWNEDAIGVDNTVAVHIRHIREKIEINPKEPRYLKVVWGVGYKVEKL, from the coding sequence ATGTCTAAAATATTAGTATGTGATGACGACAGAGAGATCGTGGAAGCGATCGATATATATTTGACACAGGAAGGTTATGAAGTATTAAAGGCATATGACGGTGAAGAGGCGCTTAAAGTGCTGCAGTCAGAAAAAGTAGATCTTCTGATCATTGATGTCATGATGCCAAGACTTGATGGAATCAGAGCCACCCTTAAGATACGGGAACAAAATAATATGCCTATTATTATCCTATCTGCAAAATCAGAAGACGCAGATAAGATACTTGGCCTGAATGTGGGAGCGGATGATTATGTCACAAAACCATTTAACCCGCTGGAACTTGTCGCGAGAGTCAAATCCCAGCTTCGCAGGTACACTCAGCTTGGAAGTACAGTAAGCGGTGACAGTCAGGCGGTATATGAGGTTGGGGGTCTGTCTATCAATGACGATCTCAAAGAGGTCACGGTGGATGGCGAGCTTGTTAAGCTTACGCCGATCGAATATAATATTTTGTTGCTGCTCGTAAAAAATCAGGGAAAAGTGTTCTCCATTGACCAGATATATGAAAATATCTGGAATGAAGATGCCATTGGAGTAGATAATACGGTGGCGGTACATATCAGACATATTCGAGAGAAGATAGAAATCAATCCAAAGGAGCCGCGTTATCTGAAAGTGGTCTGGGGGGTCGGATATAAGGTGGAGAAACTTTAG
- a CDS encoding QueT transporter family protein: MNNKNISFMTQAAMIAAIYVVLTYFFAPFSFGEVQVRIAEALTILPLFTPAAIPGLFVGCLIGNILGGAILPDIIFGSLATLIGAVFTRRLQNNNKFLAPLPPIAANTIIVPFVLRFGYGVALPVPLMMLTVGIGEIVSCGVLGMVLYFALNKYKNMVFKPCY; encoded by the coding sequence ATGAACAACAAGAATATCTCATTTATGACACAAGCAGCCATGATAGCTGCTATCTATGTGGTGCTCACTTATTTCTTTGCACCGTTCTCATTCGGAGAAGTCCAGGTAAGAATCGCAGAAGCTCTGACGATCCTTCCGCTGTTTACCCCCGCCGCCATCCCGGGATTATTCGTGGGATGCCTCATCGGAAACATACTTGGGGGCGCCATACTTCCGGACATCATCTTTGGAAGCCTCGCAACCCTGATCGGTGCAGTATTCACCCGCCGCCTGCAAAACAACAATAAGTTCCTCGCTCCGCTGCCCCCTATAGCCGCTAATACCATCATCGTGCCGTTTGTCCTGCGTTTCGGTTACGGCGTAGCGCTGCCGGTTCCACTTATGATGCTCACTGTAGGGATCGGAGAAATTGTATCCTGCGGCGTACTTGGAATGGTTTTATACTTTGCTTTAAATAAATATAAAAATATGGTTTTTAAGCCCTGTTATTAA
- a CDS encoding P-II family nitrogen regulator yields the protein MSKLYMMVAITNRSMKYKFQEFYKENDHMVVFGTLGRGTANSAVLDYFGLEASEKMISFSVVTEEMWRKLKRGLIIKMQIDVPGTGIAFTIPLSSIGGKRVLQYLIQNHEYEKEEETILRETDYELLVTIVNQGCIDSVMDAARGANAGGGTVIHAKGTGMESAEKFLGVSLASEKEIIFIVTRTKDKNQIMKAIMEKTGLDSREKAIVFSLPVTSTAGLRMREDEIGD from the coding sequence ATGAGTAAGCTATATATGATGGTCGCCATAACAAACCGCAGCATGAAGTATAAATTTCAGGAATTTTATAAGGAAAATGATCATATGGTCGTCTTTGGAACGCTGGGGCGGGGGACGGCAAACAGTGCTGTTCTGGATTATTTTGGACTGGAAGCGTCGGAGAAAATGATTTCATTTTCTGTAGTGACAGAAGAGATGTGGAGAAAATTAAAGCGGGGACTCATCATTAAAATGCAGATCGACGTACCCGGCACAGGAATTGCTTTTACGATTCCGCTCAGCAGTATCGGAGGGAAGAGGGTACTTCAATATTTGATTCAGAATCATGAGTATGAAAAAGAGGAGGAGACAATATTGAGAGAAACAGATTATGAACTGCTCGTTACGATCGTGAATCAGGGATGCATTGATTCGGTCATGGATGCCGCCCGCGGCGCAAACGCAGGCGGGGGTACGGTGATACACGCGAAAGGCACGGGAATGGAGAGCGCTGAGAAATTTCTCGGGGTATCTCTGGCGTCCGAGAAGGAGATCATTTTTATCGTTACGAGAACAAAAGATAAAAATCAGATCATGAAGGCGATCATGGAGAAGACCGGGCTTGACAGCAGGGAAAAAGCGATTGTGTTCTCGCTGCCTGTCACAAGTACGGCCGGTCTGCGGATGAGAGAAGACGAGATCGGTGATTAA